The Pseudomonas putida nucleotide sequence ACAGGCGTACTTGATGGAGCGATTGGCTGGATAGATTTTCCAGCAAGTACTGCGGCTGTCCTGGCAATTAAGCTGATTCTTTTCAGGGCAGCACATCATGGACTTCAATGGCTTTGACGAACACCCCTACCTGAAGGAACGCTTCACGTACTCCTGCAAGGCAATAGCGCATCTGCGCCAATCGTTTGATCACACTATTGCCCCTCTCGTTAAACCGAGCGAGTTGTCGGTGGTGGCGGTGGGCTCTTATGGACGATGTGAAGTTTCATGCGTCTCGGACATGGACTTCTTCATCCTGCATGACCGCGGCATGAGTCCAGCGGTGCTCGCTCAAGTGCTGCAACAGACTACTGAGAAACTACGGACACTGAGCCTGCCAGGGGAGAGCGATAAAGAAAAGTTCAGTGCTGCCGCCCTGGTAGAGCGCTCGATCTTGAGCGCAAATATAGGGGGCAAGCGTGAGTCGAGCGATACGCTCACGCGGCGCATGCTACTGCTACTGGAGAGCCGCTCGTTGTTTGGTGATGCCTGCTTAGGTGACACCCAACAAGACTTATTGCGCGAGTATGTACCTGACAATCAGGGACGAGGACTCGCACGCTTCATGCTTAACGACCTGGTGCGCTACTACCGTACGTTGATGAGCAATTTTGAAGAGAAAGTCGTCGAGGGCAAGGCCTGGGGCGTGCGCAACATCAAACTGCGTTTCTCACGAAAGCTGTTGTTCATGGGTGGGATCGTGCTGATTGCGCAATCGTGCGGGCTGCCAGGTGAAGGCAAGCGGAACAGGATTCGACACCTATCAAGGTATACGCCTTTGCAACGCTTGGCGCTGCTGGGTCAGGAAAATCCGCATACCCCAATCGTACTTGAACAGTACGCGTGTTTTCTGCGCATGGTCTCATCGCCAGCCAACCGTCAACTGCTGGACAGTCTTCAGCCGGTACAGGCCCTTCGCGAACCGCTGTACCGGGAGTTCAGAGCACTTGGCAAGTGCTTTTCCACCAGCCTGCAACAGTGGCTCCAGGCTCAGTATCCCGAGCACCCAATCCACGATGCCCTCCTGTTCTAGCAGTGAGATTATTGTTCTGCTGGTGGGACAATCAGTGCCGATTTAGCCATCTTGTCTTGAATTGAGGTCATCGGTAAGTTGATGGCCAGCGAGAGGAGATTTTTCATGAAAAAGATTCTGGGTATCCACCGCAGCCCTCACGCCCATTGGGTCGGCGATGGCTTTCCCGTGCGTAGCCTGTTCACCTACGACAACCTGGCCAGCAAGATCAGCCCGTTCCTGCTGCTGGACTATGCCGGCCCGTACGACTTCACCTCGACCAGCGAGCGTCGCGGTGTCGGCCAGCACCCACACCGCGGGTTCGAAACCGTGACCATCGTCTATCAGGGCGAGCTGGAACACCGCGACTCCACGGGTGCCGGCGGCCTGATCGGCCCGGGTGACGTGCAGTGGATGACGGCCGCCAACGGTATCATCCATGAAGAGTTCCATTCCCCGGCGTTCGCCCGTACCGGCGGCACGCTGGAGATGGTGCAGCTGTGGGTCAACCTGCCGGGGCGCGACAAGCGAGCGGCTGCCGGGTACCAGACGCTGCTGTCGGCGGATATCCCCGTGGTGCAACTGGAAGGCGACGCCGGTAGCCTGCGGGTGATCGCCGGTGCCTATCAAGGGCATGCTGGCCCCGCGCGGACCTTTACCCCGATGGAGGTATGGGACCTGCGCCTGAAAGCGGGTGCCATCCTGCAATTGCCGATCGCCGACGGCCACAATGCTGCACTGGTGGTGCTGCGCGGTGGCGTGCGGGTCAACGGCGATCGCGAAGCGGGTCCGGCCAGCCTGGTGCTGCTGGAGCGCGGCGGTGAGGATGTGGCAATCGAGGCGCTTGAAGGTACCAGCCTGCTGCTGCTCAGCGGTGAGCCGATCGATGAGCCTATTGTTGGTTATGGTCCGTTCGTGATGAACAGCCAGGCAGAGATTGCCGAGTCATTCGATGATTTCCACGCCGGGCGGTTTGGGCAAATGGCGGGCGAGGGCGCTGGCCTGGATCATTGATTGCCTGTACCGGCCTCTTCGCGGGCAAGCTTGCCCCGCGAAGAGACCGGTACAAACCCTGCAAATCTTGGCATGATGCTGCGATGCCTCTGTCCCGACTGCATGCCGTTCACCGCTCCCTCAATGCCTCCGGCCAGCACACTTTGTGGCTGCGCTACCCCACGCCTTACCACTGGCCTTCGACCCAGGCCTTCCTGGCCGCGCGCTGCATCCCCGGCATCGAAACCTTCAGCGCTGGCACCTATCGCCGCAGTTTCCCCGTGTCAGGCAAACATGGTGTACTCGAAGCCCGGCCCGCCAGCGGCAATCGCTTGTTTATCCAGCTCAGCGGCGTGCCTGCCTCAGCTGTACCAGGCCTGATCGCACGCATTCGCCGCTTCTTCGACCTCGACGCCAACCCCGCGCGTATCGCTGCCGAGCTGCGCCGCGACCCTTTAATGGCCAGGTTGCTCGCCGCCCGCCCGGGCCTGCGCGTCCCCCAGGGCTGGGATGCCTGCGAGCAAGCCATGCGCACGGTGCTCGGCCAGCAGATCAGCGTGGCGGGTGCCATGACTCTGGCCGGGCGCCTGGTGGCGCGTCATGGCCAGCCGCTACGTCTGCCGGCCGAAGGCCTGACCCATGTCTTCCCTACGCCGAACGTGCTCGCCAACGCCGACCTGGAAAACCTGGGCATGCCCCGCGCACGCGCTGCCACCCTGGGTACCTTGGCGCGGGCACTGCTGGCAGAACCAGAGCTGTTGCGAAAGGGCCAGGCCCTGGAGCCGCTGTTGGCCAACCTCTGCCGGCTGAAAGGTATCGGCCCCTGGAGCGCCCTCTATCTGGCGCTGCGCCAGGCGGGTGCCGCTGATGCGTTGCCGCTGGGCGATGTAGCGTTGGCCAAGGCCCTGCGCATGCTGGAAGGGCCCGACGCCCAACTGGCCGAACGCGCCCAGGCCTGGCGCCCTTGGCGCGCATATGCCGCGCAGCATCTGTGGGCGTCCCTCGCAGACAAATAGACCGGTCAGCGACCGCCTGTCGTGAAGTGCCAGCATTCGATCGAACAGGCGAGGCTGATCATCGTTCTTCCACTAAGGTGCTAGATGATTCTTCCGCATGATCATTGCCCCGGCGCATGGACGCCCCGCTTGGGCATGCGCAATATCAATTGGCGCCCTGCCTGCCAAAGGCGTACTCACACACAACAGGCCATCCAAGTACAAAGAGGGTCGTACCATGTCGTTGATAGGAGTTTCCATGCTGGAAATGCGGCAGATCATCGAGCA carries:
- a CDS encoding pirin family protein, with translation MKKILGIHRSPHAHWVGDGFPVRSLFTYDNLASKISPFLLLDYAGPYDFTSTSERRGVGQHPHRGFETVTIVYQGELEHRDSTGAGGLIGPGDVQWMTAANGIIHEEFHSPAFARTGGTLEMVQLWVNLPGRDKRAAAGYQTLLSADIPVVQLEGDAGSLRVIAGAYQGHAGPARTFTPMEVWDLRLKAGAILQLPIADGHNAALVVLRGGVRVNGDREAGPASLVLLERGGEDVAIEALEGTSLLLLSGEPIDEPIVGYGPFVMNSQAEIAESFDDFHAGRFGQMAGEGAGLDH
- a CDS encoding DNA-3-methyladenine glycosylase family protein is translated as MPLSRLHAVHRSLNASGQHTLWLRYPTPYHWPSTQAFLAARCIPGIETFSAGTYRRSFPVSGKHGVLEARPASGNRLFIQLSGVPASAVPGLIARIRRFFDLDANPARIAAELRRDPLMARLLAARPGLRVPQGWDACEQAMRTVLGQQISVAGAMTLAGRLVARHGQPLRLPAEGLTHVFPTPNVLANADLENLGMPRARAATLGTLARALLAEPELLRKGQALEPLLANLCRLKGIGPWSALYLALRQAGAADALPLGDVALAKALRMLEGPDAQLAERAQAWRPWRAYAAQHLWASLADK